In Sphingomonas sp. Leaf357, a single genomic region encodes these proteins:
- a CDS encoding MBL fold metallo-hydrolase, with the protein MKVRILGSGTSSGVPRIGNDWGVCDPTNPRNRRTRASILVESATTRILVDTSPDMREQLLAADVSDVDAVIWTHDHADHCHGIDDLRQVYHAKGVPVRGLARAETLDHLTARFAYAFSGRTGYPPTVAGEVLPDELQIGDIRLSVVDQPHGNIHSAGLRFACAGKSIGYATDFNILTDDMRALYQDLDIWIVDALRRSPHPSHPELSAVLDWIRELRPGRSALIHMDHSMDYAALVAELPDGVEPGYDGLELTA; encoded by the coding sequence GTGAAGGTTCGCATCCTCGGCTCCGGCACCTCGTCGGGCGTTCCCCGTATCGGCAATGATTGGGGCGTGTGCGATCCGACGAACCCGCGCAACCGCCGCACACGGGCTTCGATTCTCGTCGAGTCGGCGACCACGCGCATCCTGGTCGATACCAGCCCGGACATGCGCGAACAGCTGCTTGCCGCCGACGTGTCCGATGTCGATGCGGTGATCTGGACGCACGATCACGCCGATCATTGCCACGGCATCGACGATCTGCGGCAAGTGTATCATGCGAAGGGCGTGCCGGTGCGCGGATTGGCGCGGGCGGAGACGCTCGATCATCTGACCGCGCGGTTCGCTTATGCGTTCAGCGGGCGCACGGGCTATCCGCCGACCGTCGCCGGCGAGGTGTTGCCCGATGAATTGCAGATCGGGGATATCCGGCTAAGCGTCGTCGATCAGCCGCACGGCAATATCCATTCCGCCGGCCTGCGCTTTGCATGCGCCGGCAAGTCGATCGGTTATGCCACCGATTTCAATATCTTAACCGATGATATGCGAGCCCTGTATCAGGATCTGGACATCTGGATCGTCGACGCCCTGCGCAGGTCTCCTCACCCGTCCCATCCCGAACTCTCGGCAGTGTTGGATTGGATCAGGGAGCTGCGACCAGGCAGGTCGGCGTTGATCCATATGGACCATTCGATGGACTATGCCGCGCTTGTGGCGGAGTTGCCCGACGGGGTGGAGCCTGGGTATGACGGCTTGGAATTGACGGCATGA
- the mazG gene encoding nucleoside triphosphate pyrophosphohydrolase, with the protein MARLRDPVSGCEWDRAQDFASIAPYTIEEAYEVADAIARGDLGDLKDELGDLLLQVIFHSRMAEEAGLFALEDVAAAICDKMERRHPHIFGNAANGGHHQWEKIKAEERAAKGKPDSPVGALDGVAIGLPALLRAEKLQKRAARTGFDWPDASGARAKLFEEIAEIDAATAAEQEGEVGDLLFSVVNWARHLGIDPEAALRGANAKFELRFKAMEARAGDRFSALPLEKKEALWVSVKQPDRE; encoded by the coding sequence ATGGCGCGGTTGCGCGATCCGGTTTCGGGCTGCGAATGGGATCGTGCGCAGGATTTTGCGTCGATCGCGCCCTATACGATCGAGGAAGCCTATGAGGTTGCCGATGCGATCGCGCGTGGCGATCTGGGCGATCTCAAGGACGAACTCGGTGATCTGCTGCTCCAGGTGATCTTCCACAGCCGCATGGCCGAGGAAGCCGGCCTCTTCGCGCTGGAGGATGTCGCGGCGGCCATCTGCGACAAGATGGAGCGCCGCCATCCGCACATCTTCGGCAACGCAGCGAATGGCGGCCATCATCAATGGGAAAAGATCAAAGCGGAGGAACGCGCGGCCAAGGGTAAGCCCGACTCTCCGGTCGGGGCGCTGGACGGCGTGGCGATCGGTCTGCCCGCCCTGCTTCGCGCCGAAAAGCTGCAAAAACGCGCCGCGCGCACCGGTTTCGACTGGCCCGATGCCAGCGGCGCGCGCGCCAAGCTGTTTGAGGAGATCGCCGAGATTGACGCGGCCACGGCTGCCGAGCAAGAGGGTGAGGTCGGCGACCTGCTCTTTTCGGTGGTCAACTGGGCGCGACATCTGGGGATCGATCCCGAGGCCGCATTGCGCGGGGCGAACGCGAAATTCGAATTGCGGTTCAAGGCGATGGAAGCGAGAGCTGGCGACCGTTTCTCAGCCTTGCCGCTTGAGAAAAAGGAGGCGCTGTGGGTTTCGGTCAAGCAGCCGGATCGGGAATGA
- a CDS encoding AAA family ATPase: protein MSLPLGNSAAHAAFAAAMDSGALHHAWLFAGPEGVGKASFARIAALRLLADGAAKSPLPPGYDVPADNYTRNLIAAGSHPDYRELARAPKDADKPGQDLARSIPIAQVRALQPLFAVTPSMSSRRVILIDAIDDLERAGANALLKNLEEPPQGTIFLLISHAPGRLLPTIRSRCRLLRFESLDDRTMEQVLRGQQPNAPNAEIAALIAAGQGSPGRALGFAGLDMAALDSAMAAIARDGDPSNAQRSKLAKSLAPKAAQPRYEAFLERAPAFIAASAPGRQGAALRTALDSYDAARSLAASARGLSLDAQATVFEMAGFVATLAPR from the coding sequence ATGAGCCTGCCGCTGGGCAACTCGGCGGCGCACGCCGCCTTCGCCGCGGCGATGGACAGCGGTGCGCTGCACCACGCCTGGCTGTTCGCCGGGCCGGAAGGCGTGGGCAAGGCCAGTTTCGCGCGGATCGCGGCCCTGCGGTTGCTGGCGGACGGCGCGGCCAAATCCCCGTTGCCGCCGGGTTATGACGTCCCGGCCGACAATTATACGCGCAACCTGATCGCCGCCGGATCGCACCCCGACTATCGCGAGCTCGCCCGCGCGCCCAAGGACGCCGACAAGCCCGGTCAGGATCTCGCCCGCTCGATCCCGATCGCCCAAGTGCGGGCGTTGCAGCCATTGTTCGCGGTGACGCCGAGCATGTCCTCGCGCCGTGTGATCCTGATCGACGCGATCGACGATCTCGAACGCGCCGGTGCCAACGCCTTGCTCAAGAATTTGGAGGAGCCGCCGCAGGGCACGATCTTCCTGCTCATCAGCCACGCGCCCGGGCGTTTGCTGCCCACGATCCGTTCCCGCTGCCGTCTGCTGCGTTTCGAATCGCTCGATGATCGTACGATGGAACAGGTGCTGCGCGGGCAACAGCCCAACGCGCCAAATGCGGAGATCGCCGCCCTGATCGCGGCGGGGCAAGGTTCGCCGGGTCGGGCTTTGGGCTTTGCCGGCTTGGACATGGCCGCGCTCGACAGCGCGATGGCGGCCATCGCCCGCGACGGCGATCCGAGCAACGCCCAGCGTTCGAAGCTCGCCAAGTCGCTCGCCCCGAAGGCCGCCCAACCACGATACGAAGCCTTCCTCGAACGTGCGCCTGCCTTCATCGCCGCCAGCGCCCCGGGCCGGCAGGGGGCGGCCTTGCGAACCGCGCTCGACAGTTATGATGCGGCACGGTCGCTGGCCGCGAGTGCGCGGGGCCTTTCACTCGATGCGCAGGCGACGGTGTTCGAGATGGCTGGATTTGTGGCGACGCTCGCACCGCGTTGA
- a CDS encoding retropepsin-like aspartic protease family protein, producing MSDRGADVAYLALMLILPVSALMARRLPIGSVMKMVLAWVAIFGVLIVIVGNWGRVAPMLQPIADTLGISDQSVSGSTVRIRMAQDGHFWAAVSVNGVARRMLVDSGATTTALSSATAEAAGLDLSESIMPAVLDTANGPVTAKHATIAKLDIGGIQAIDLPAVVSPAFSDTDVIGMNFLSRLKSWRVEGEMLVLEPKGSDN from the coding sequence ATGAGCGACCGGGGTGCCGACGTCGCGTATCTGGCGCTCATGTTGATCCTGCCCGTGTCGGCGCTGATGGCACGGCGCTTGCCGATCGGTAGCGTCATGAAGATGGTTCTGGCCTGGGTGGCGATCTTCGGCGTGCTGATCGTCATCGTCGGCAATTGGGGTCGCGTTGCGCCCATGCTGCAGCCGATCGCGGATACGCTGGGCATCAGCGACCAATCCGTGTCCGGATCGACGGTGCGGATCCGCATGGCGCAGGACGGGCATTTCTGGGCGGCGGTGTCGGTCAACGGCGTTGCGCGGCGTATGCTGGTCGATAGCGGCGCGACCACGACGGCCTTGTCGTCCGCCACGGCGGAAGCGGCGGGCCTGGATTTGAGCGAGAGCATCATGCCGGCGGTGCTCGATACCGCCAACGGCCCGGTCACCGCGAAACACGCGACGATCGCCAAGCTCGACATCGGCGGCATTCAGGCGATCGATCTGCCGGCGGTGGTATCGCCGGCATTCAGCGACACCGACGTGATCGGAATGAATTTCCTGTCGCGGCTCAAATCCTGGCGGGTCGAGGGGGAAATGCTGGTTTTGGAGCCGAAGGGATCGGATAATTGA
- a CDS encoding TatD family hydrolase, with protein sequence MLADSHCHLNYKGLAEDQQAVLQRARARGVTAMLNIATRESEWDDVLATAERETEVWATVGIHPHEADKHAHIDTAKLVARARHPRVVGIGESGLDYYYDHSDRERQQISFRAHIAACRETQLPIVVHTRDAEEDTGAILREEMGKGAYPGVIHCFTASGAFADIALDLGFYISISGIVTFKNARDLQETAARLPLERLLIETDAPFLAPVPHRGKTGEPAFVADTAKFLADLRGESVERLTEATARNFHTLFAKTAA encoded by the coding sequence ATGCTCGCCGACAGCCATTGTCATCTGAATTACAAGGGCTTGGCCGAGGATCAGCAGGCCGTGTTGCAACGCGCCCGAGCGCGTGGCGTCACCGCCATGCTCAATATCGCAACGCGGGAGAGCGAGTGGGACGATGTTCTCGCCACGGCCGAGCGTGAGACTGAAGTCTGGGCCACGGTCGGCATTCATCCACATGAGGCGGACAAGCACGCGCACATCGATACCGCCAAGCTGGTGGCGCGCGCGCGCCATCCCCGCGTGGTCGGAATCGGGGAGAGCGGGCTCGATTATTATTACGACCATAGTGACCGCGAACGACAGCAGATCAGTTTCCGGGCGCACATTGCGGCATGCCGCGAAACGCAGTTGCCGATCGTCGTCCATACCCGCGATGCCGAAGAGGATACGGGGGCGATCCTGCGCGAAGAGATGGGGAAGGGGGCCTATCCCGGCGTCATCCACTGTTTCACCGCCAGCGGTGCGTTTGCCGACATCGCGCTCGACCTCGGCTTCTACATCTCGATTTCCGGCATCGTGACGTTCAAGAACGCCAGGGATCTGCAGGAAACCGCCGCACGCCTGCCGCTTGAAAGGCTGCTGATCGAGACCGACGCTCCGTTTCTCGCGCCCGTGCCGCACCGGGGCAAAACCGGCGAGCCGGCGTTCGTTGCCGACACTGCCAAGTTTCTGGCGGATTTGCGGGGCGAGAGCGTCGAGCGACTGACCGAGGCGACCGCGCGGAATTTCCACACGCTCTTCGCCAAGACGGCCGCATGA
- the metG gene encoding methionine--tRNA ligase — MAEPYYITTAISYPNGRPHIGHAYEAIAADAIARFHRQAGRDVKFQTGTDEHGLKMVQAARDKGVAVSDLADEMSGYFRAMNDALNISYDRFIRTTEPGHHRASQAIWQAMADTGDLYLSRYEGWYSVRDEAFYEEKELTEGEGGVKLSPQGTPVDWTAEESWFFRLSKYQQPLLDHIAANPDFIRPESRRNEVVKFVEGGLMDLSVSRTSFDWGVKVPGSDGHVMYVWVDALTNYLTGAGYPHDADALAKWWPADLHLIGKDIVRFHAVYWPAFLMSAKLALPKAVFGHGFLLHRGEKMSKSIGNVVDPIGLSDAFGVDALRYFLLREVSFGQDGSYSADAIVTRVNAELANSFGNLAQRTLSQIFKNCGGGLPEIHGLDPADDALFDVVDKAVRGTMPTAFGDLALSQGIEQWMQAVYACNAYVDEQAPWALRKTDPARMETVLAVLYICIAQLTVAIAPIIPASAKILLDRMGIAEDLRTFSAIGSHWYSPMAESDFKIDQPVGLFPRLELPTEAA, encoded by the coding sequence ATGGCCGAACCCTATTACATCACCACCGCGATCAGCTATCCCAACGGACGCCCCCATATCGGCCACGCCTACGAAGCGATCGCCGCCGACGCGATCGCCCGTTTTCACCGCCAGGCCGGGCGCGATGTGAAGTTCCAGACCGGCACCGACGAACATGGCCTGAAGATGGTCCAGGCCGCGCGCGACAAGGGCGTTGCCGTTTCCGATCTTGCCGACGAAATGTCGGGCTATTTCCGTGCGATGAACGACGCGCTGAACATCAGTTATGATCGTTTCATCCGCACTACCGAACCCGGTCACCACAGGGCCAGCCAAGCGATCTGGCAAGCGATGGCCGACACCGGAGACCTGTATCTCAGCCGCTACGAAGGCTGGTATTCGGTCCGCGATGAGGCGTTCTACGAGGAAAAGGAACTGACCGAGGGGGAAGGGGGCGTCAAGCTCTCGCCCCAGGGTACGCCGGTCGACTGGACCGCAGAGGAAAGCTGGTTCTTCCGCCTGTCGAAATACCAGCAACCGCTGCTGGACCACATCGCGGCCAACCCCGATTTCATTCGCCCCGAAAGCCGCCGCAACGAAGTGGTGAAATTCGTCGAGGGTGGCTTGATGGACCTGTCGGTCTCGCGCACCAGCTTCGATTGGGGCGTCAAGGTGCCGGGCAGCGACGGGCATGTCATGTATGTCTGGGTCGATGCGCTGACCAATTATCTGACCGGCGCGGGCTATCCCCACGATGCGGACGCGCTGGCGAAATGGTGGCCCGCCGATCTGCATCTGATCGGCAAGGATATCGTGCGATTCCATGCCGTTTACTGGCCGGCGTTCCTGATGTCCGCGAAGCTGGCTTTGCCCAAGGCCGTATTCGGTCACGGCTTCCTGCTCCACCGTGGCGAGAAGATGTCGAAGTCGATCGGCAACGTCGTCGATCCGATCGGATTGTCGGACGCGTTCGGCGTCGATGCGCTACGCTATTTCCTGCTCCGCGAAGTCAGCTTCGGGCAGGATGGCAGCTATTCCGCAGACGCCATCGTCACGCGGGTGAATGCCGAACTGGCCAACAGCTTCGGCAATCTGGCGCAGCGTACCTTGTCGCAGATCTTCAAGAATTGCGGCGGCGGGTTGCCGGAAATCCATGGCCTCGATCCGGCCGACGATGCGCTGTTCGATGTCGTCGACAAGGCAGTGCGTGGTACGATGCCGACAGCCTTTGGCGACCTGGCGCTATCGCAGGGCATCGAGCAGTGGATGCAGGCAGTCTATGCGTGCAACGCCTATGTCGACGAGCAGGCCCCGTGGGCGCTGCGCAAGACCGATCCTGCCCGGATGGAGACGGTGCTGGCCGTGCTGTATATCTGCATCGCGCAGCTGACGGTGGCGATCGCCCCGATCATCCCGGCAAGCGCGAAGATTCTGCTTGATCGCATGGGGATCGCCGAGGATCTGCGCACCTTCAGCGCGATCGGATCGCATTGGTATTCGCCGATGGCCGAAAGCGACTTCAAGATCGATCAGCCGGTCGGCCTGTTCCCACGCCTCGAACTCCCAACCGAAGCCGCCTGA
- a CDS encoding GNAT family N-acetyltransferase, whose amino-acid sequence MNDLRADPDLVAAWVRGRSIARSQPEPTSYHDGWCAEIGSDTELRRYVFAGASDTVAKLARTIDRPRIFLKACIEDRALAALLPPQWRIGDPSWMMTGPAAIAVPHLPPGYTIIVRRGTGMIEVRIETADGLLAASGYGAETDGAFVYDRIVTQPGHQRRGLGGLVMGTLAAERRSPASENVLVATDQGRALYLALGWKDHASYASAVIPDPAA is encoded by the coding sequence GTGAATGATTTGCGGGCCGATCCCGATCTGGTCGCGGCCTGGGTCCGCGGCCGGTCGATCGCCAGGAGCCAACCAGAACCGACATCCTATCACGACGGCTGGTGCGCAGAGATCGGCAGCGACACGGAGCTTCGACGCTATGTCTTCGCCGGGGCATCCGACACTGTGGCCAAGCTGGCGCGAACGATCGATCGGCCACGGATATTTCTCAAGGCGTGCATCGAGGACCGGGCGCTCGCGGCGTTACTTCCACCACAATGGCGGATCGGCGATCCAAGTTGGATGATGACCGGGCCGGCGGCAATCGCGGTGCCACACCTGCCACCCGGTTACACGATAATTGTCCGGCGGGGGACCGGCATGATCGAGGTGCGGATCGAAACGGCTGACGGCCTGCTGGCCGCCAGTGGGTATGGCGCCGAGACGGACGGTGCTTTCGTCTACGATCGCATCGTAACCCAGCCTGGGCATCAGCGTCGCGGGCTCGGCGGACTGGTGATGGGCACGCTCGCTGCGGAACGGCGATCACCGGCATCTGAGAACGTGCTGGTCGCGACCGATCAGGGTAGGGCGCTGTATCTCGCTTTGGGGTGGAAGGACCACGCGTCCTACGCGTCGGCGGTCATTCCCGATCCGGCTGCTTGA